gacaggacaaaaacaattCCAACCAGAAGACGAGATGATATTGTCTCCACAAAAACAGCAGAGAGAAGGTTACGTCTTAGAAGTTCATATGTCATCCTTGAAGATGTGCAGTAAGCTTCACCGGTTATTGCAGCAAAGTTGATAGTAAACTTGTTAAGAAAATCAACAGCTGTCAGTAAGGCATTTACACAGCACCGCAATACAATGTTCACTAGCCCTGGAGCACCTTCTTGCCTTGCATTATCAACGACAGAACGCACTAATCGAACAACAAAGATAAGCAATCCCGACAAACATATTGTTCCAGAAGAAGGACCAAAAGCATTTCTGCCAGCCAAATTCTCACAGTTAATGTCTCACTTAATGAAAAACAATCATTCAACTAGTCTTGATATCTATTTTCATCTGTTTTCCTATCTATCATTCAAGGAATATGCTATGCCAAATGATTAAATTCAGAAGCAAAGCAACAACACACATCAGAGGTAATAGCTCACGGCTCTCTTGAACCATCAAAATTTCACAAGCAACCAATTTGACCATTTGATTCATCGGTTTAAATAAGAACTGAAAATGGAACCAAAGAAAATACTCTCAAACTAAGCATTTCAACATCAAGGTAGAAACTGGAGTAATAAGCTTAGATCTGTAGATATTAAGCACACAATTATAGTTAAACACTTAAACTAACCATTCTCACACTAGAATTTGTAGATATTATGCAATATTATAATACTTGTACCCtgaaacaaaataatgattCCTTGCTTATCTACCTACCATTGAAAGAATTTTTGTCTATACACACAGTAGGAAACCTAAAACTAATTGTATTTTATCGCTCATTTCATGTCAAATAAACGATATATGACTAGAGTGAAATGAAACATGATATCCACAAGCAATCAAAACAAATAAGAAAAGAGACATAAACCTGAGAGAAGTTCTAATAGTCTTTGTAGGAGTCTCAAAATCCTTAGAGAAATACCAACGAGCAATAGTTCCACTAATGACATAAACCTGAGCTTCAACCATAGCTGCTGCTGACCACAACATAGTAAGTATTGCCAATGCAAAATAAGCTGGAACCCAAGAATCCTCCTTCCAAACACAATCATATTCACTATGCAATTTCTTCGGCACGACCTTCCCATTATACTTAGCAAACACCAAAAAAACCACAATAGGCACATAATACACAACAAGGCCAACAGTTAAACAAGGAAGCACCCCAAACAAACCCATATTCCAAGAAAGTGCATCAGAAGCAACCCCAATTATACTGACAGTGAGTTCCACACGGTGCCAATTCAAAACAAGAATCCACACAATCACACcaataaccaaaaaaacaaaaaccaacacGACAATTCTATACACCATAGGAAAAGCATCACTACATGAAGTTTTAATAGTGCAAGCAACAAACCAATAAACATTTAAGAAGATAGGAATAAGAATAAAGAAAGGAAGAGAAGCGTAGACAAGGTGTTTGGTGTAATGCTTCAGTAAAAGAAGCAAAGACCAACACATGGGTATGCTTAAAATGAACGTAATAACAAGTGTCCATATTAAATCTTTGACAAAAGGTGAAGATGAAGAGAGAAAATTGGTGGGAAAAGTTGATGGAAGTGAAGGGTTGATGCAAGAGGTGGTGTTTTTGTCATAGGTGTAAGAAGAGAGTGTTGAGTAATTGGTGTTTCTATGGAAAATTGAGAAGATTCCAAAAGCGAAAGTGGagagaagaaagagaagaaaaaggatGAGAAAAGGTAGGTCTTTGAAATAACGAGGACCGTGATTGTATGAGATGTGAATGTATTGTTGATTTGTGTCAGATTCTTGGTTTGAATCATGGTCTTTTATTGGTGggtatgttgttgttgttgtgattgAGGGTTTTGATAAGAAAGGTTGtgataataaagaagaagaagaagtagaTGAAGAGTCGTATGGAGATGAATtacctttgttgttgttgttaggaTCATCCATGATTAGCTCAAAGAGAACAAGAGattatgtttgtttgttgatgatgtttgagTGAGGAtctatgtgtgtgtgtgtttgtttgaGGTTGTTTGAATGGTTGATGAGTGAGGTgatgttgtttgtttgttgggttTTGTTTGGTTGTTGGACTCAAAATGTTTAGAAATACAGAGTGGCTTAAGATGGAGAATCTTGTAAAAGGATATGCatagagaagagaagagaagagaatgGTTTATGAGAGAGTTTggagatgaatgaatgaatgatggGATAGGACAGCAAATATTTCGTATGAATGAATCTGGTTGGAGAAACAAACGGAACGTGGTACTTGTTTTCTCAGGTGATCATCATGTGATATACACTGAACCCAGTGAAATTCAATGGTTCCAAAAAGtacttgatcaaagaaaaaaaatcaaattgatgacaaaatgtaaattaaaatggctaatttttatgttttttgagtaatttaaaatgtgatttattttattttttaccaaataaaaaatatttatttttttataataataaacaatattcattcatttaaattggatgaaaacataaatataaattcaaaatagcTAAAAACAAAAGAGATATTTATTCTatgaacaaactcacaacattcaTGTTAATAGCAATTGCATAAGCCAACATATTTGATTATATTGAAATGTCCAGAATATTATTGCATCTACATGCGTTGATAACACTAAAGCCATTGATTGGATTTGCATTACATCGAACTTATCCTTCAAcctaaaacaaataaataccgcaccaagaagaaaaattaaaatacaccGCATCAagacgaaatcacaaaaactAAGGAAAAATCATTAAAGATATGTGGAAGTCCACACTTATTTAACAAAAATGAGTGATTTTCTATTTTAGATTAAATTGCACTATTGGCCCCTAACTTTCACAACCTTATGATATTAGCCTCCTAACTTTCATAGTAACACTTTTGGGTCCCTAATTTTAGCTCTTTTTACAAATGGTTTGACCTcgcaagccacgtcagcaagtCAACGCACACGTGGATAGTGACTCAAATGACATGCTGACGTAACATGTGATCCATGTGTGCGTTGATTTGGTCAAAATTAGTGAGGACTAGTCTTTTGTAAAAGGTATCAAATttggggccaaaagtgctattatgaaaGAGCAAAAATCGTAAGTTTGTCAAAGTTAGGGAgtcaaaaatgcaatttagctatatttttattttatcctcttaaatgcaaaaatgtgacTAGTGTTGAACTTGATCCAAGTGATAAGAGGTTTAAGGCTTTTGAAAGGGACCAATTATGACTATTGTGCGAATTTATCGTGTGTGTCCCACATATTCTTCGATGAAGATTACTTACTATTAAACAGTTTCGCCGAAGATGAACGGGGCTAAGCAACCTATCGAAGTTGTGGGatgtaaaaataaatcaatagtGGAGCGTTACTCCATAGAATGTAGTACCCGCGCGAGCAAGGTTGAATGATTTTCGTCCCTGCTCGACGGGTGCATCTTACAGTCAAGCTCTCTTCTCCCTTTGCACTTGAGTGTCAATCTCCGTCTAAtccaaaaaaaactttgaacGCCTCTGTTACCTCTTGCGAAGCCTACACCCcatatttatttgacaaaaaaaatgcaCTTTTCACCATAAAATGTTGATATATGTGTGTTCCAATAACATTTTTCAATTACTTCATCCTCTTTTTATAGAGACGAGACTTaagtaaaagataaaaattgaccaaaattctatttttacttCGGAAtcacatttgaaaaataaaacaaatatattttcagttaaactttatttttacgCTTAAATTTGACCTTAATTCTTTTCTTTCCATAGATGAGATGAGATTGCTCTTCTCTCTCCTCTGTATTATTCACAGAACACGGTCACGGAGCAAGGTCAAGAGTACAAGATCCACATGGTCACTTGTTTGGATGTGAATAAGACATAAACAAaaggtttgacaaaaaaaataaacaaaagtacTTCTAAAAATCTGGTGGGGTGGCATGATCTTGTTTTAAAACCTTAAGCTACAAGTCACATGCATTGATAGCTCATACATCTCACTTTGCAATTTACATGTGCCTAACGTTGTCACCTTATTAGAAAAAATGGGATGATGGCCACATGTATTTAGGTTGTAATTTGgattgattttgaagtaaatAAGTTATCTGATTTAACGATTAAAGTCAAATACAGTTCAATTCAGATgacttctttaa
This portion of the Trifolium pratense cultivar HEN17-A07 linkage group LG3, ARS_RC_1.1, whole genome shotgun sequence genome encodes:
- the LOC123913083 gene encoding CTL-like protein DDB_G0274487 codes for the protein MDDPNNNNKGNSSPYDSSSTSSSSLLSQPFLSKPSITTTTTYPPIKDHDSNQESDTNQQYIHISYNHGPRYFKDLPFLILFLLFLLSTFAFGIFSIFHRNTNYSTLSSYTYDKNTTSCINPSLPSTFPTNFLSSSSPFVKDLIWTLVITFILSIPMCWSLLLLLKHYTKHLVYASLPFFILIPIFLNVYWFVACTIKTSCSDAFPMVYRIVVLVFVFLVIGVIVWILVLNWHRVELTVSIIGVASDALSWNMGLFGVLPCLTVGLVVYYVPIVVFLVFAKYNGKVVPKKLHSEYDCVWKEDSWVPAYFALAILTMLWSAAAMVEAQVYVISGTIARWYFSKDFETPTKTIRTSLRNAFGPSSGTICLSGLLIFVVRLVRSVVDNARQEGAPGLVNIVLRCCVNALLTAVDFLNKFTINFAAITGEAYCTSSRMTYELLRRNLLSAVFVETISSRLLVGIVFVLSAIYTIVACVILKAATNLGSDAYFVAAIAWLLLIIVLGYLVHVLDNVIDTIYVCYAIDRDRGEVCKQDVHEVYVHLPISRSLRQSNITRTLGV